The following are encoded together in the Marinitoga litoralis genome:
- a CDS encoding transposase, which produces MNIEELKNDLEAEKFLFDIGVLKINEVCPYCESTEIYSIRRNHFKCKSCRREWSKYNGTIFKDIRIKPLKFVKIIHELSKGSLIKRISEDLEVSYNTVLKIKTLILKRLLKKLFNIDEVKSLFSVGIEINENGIDLNYVENINLEELSTLKNEKIGRLYIFKNYDIYDLYIVFSEKIIKSLEKNSVKLNLKDVRVELRMLLKNISEKVSKGKITNVDTLLFTLVQTHFINYHGNDKLFYLFLEILKHK; this is translated from the coding sequence ATGAACATTGAAGAATTAAAAAATGATTTAGAAGCAGAAAAATTTTTATTTGATATTGGTGTATTAAAAATTAATGAAGTTTGCCCTTATTGTGAAAGTACAGAAATTTATTCAATTAGAAGAAATCATTTTAAGTGCAAGAGTTGCAGAAGAGAATGGTCTAAATATAATGGTACAATTTTTAAAGATATTAGAATTAAACCATTAAAATTTGTAAAAATTATACACGAACTTTCAAAAGGGAGTTTAATAAAAAGAATATCTGAAGATTTAGAAGTTTCATATAATACAGTTTTAAAAATTAAAACTTTAATATTAAAAAGATTATTAAAAAAACTTTTTAATATTGATGAAGTTAAATCGTTGTTTTCTGTGGGTATAGAAATAAATGAAAACGGAATAGATTTAAATTATGTAGAAAACATTAATTTAGAAGAATTATCAACTTTGAAAAATGAAAAAATTGGAAGGCTTTATATTTTCAAAAATTATGATATTTATGATTTATATATAGTTTTTTCAGAAAAAATTATTAAATCATTAGAAAAAAACTCAGTAAAATTGAATTTAAAAGATGTTAGGGTTGAATTAAGAATGTTATTAAAAAATATTTCAGAAAAAGTTTCTAAAGGAAAAATAACAAATGTTGATACTCTATTATTCACGCTTGTACAAACACATTTTATTAATTATCATGGTAATGATAAATTGTTTTATTTATTTTTAGAGATATTAAAACATAAATAA
- a CDS encoding efflux RND transporter permease subunit, which translates to MKINKKSSIFIVILISVLTIFFGFYAAKVSVKDNIASYVPKNDPDKKIYDEVADEFGLNGIILTGVKFDDAYKHFGEINALTEKLKKLNVVDNVISPVNAPRISVTEEGDISVGNLKSSYDFSTYDSYDFEKLKNELLNDDMIKGKFISEDGKSVLFAIGLKKNVEEKSAGLMVENVFKEANVDYYIFGTAIANREIEEIVKDNLLKLIPIVLILVMLVLYFSYKNIAGVILPIISVLIADIWTVGIMYLLGINFNITTSAVPIAVVGIGTAYPIHIISKYYEELHRGISATDAVNETLKHVGTAVVLSALTTIAGFLSLLTADLTPVWQLGIFTSLGIALALLMATVFVPAMLMIFQPKSKANLSQEGESHLLKTFTSKIIYHRTITLSIILFLIILTSFFIPKIKSDMQIENFMSEKTHMVQGSKFLRKNFGGNDYIFIDFLAKKDNTFRDFYFNRTIKDISMYAKNSPVVSQITNIGDVVANLTEGFTGYEYVPGSNYAMEQNYMLIEGSEGIDKILSTEKNEAISQIMVNTKSFSDVKILEKKLKEYIDNNIIKEYKVEDFDIENPEHIKAYGKEIKQFVISRNGHYNEDILNTMIEAKSKDIEKLIPNLDKKSLFNMFNDYLKYNDEDSTDYETFLILINGEKVEDYISEYYEYFLYDYEPNIRANYAKSKLSSLNTNLSDNSLNELAQYVNDEQVPVEGGSNVLEVRVTGIPVLTNKVNDMVFDNQKESMLFAYSLVFILFAIQMHSIILGLLALIPITLTIIVNFGIMGLTGISLNAATVTIASITIGTGIDYTIHYLSRFKKEYRENKDKFKAAVRTSATSGRAILINSLAVILGFATFIFSEIGMLKQFGILTATAMIVAPFLTLTIFPVLMTMLSDKLLTKFSKDSVIKKLNSRRVNA; encoded by the coding sequence ATGAAAATAAACAAAAAGAGTTCGATATTTATTGTTATATTAATATCTGTACTTACTATATTTTTCGGTTTTTATGCAGCAAAAGTTAGTGTTAAAGACAATATAGCAAGTTATGTTCCAAAGAACGACCCAGATAAAAAGATATATGATGAGGTTGCAGATGAATTTGGATTAAACGGAATTATACTCACAGGTGTAAAGTTTGATGATGCTTATAAACATTTTGGTGAAATAAATGCATTGACAGAAAAATTAAAAAAATTAAATGTTGTTGATAATGTTATTTCACCAGTTAATGCACCAAGAATTAGCGTTACAGAAGAAGGGGATATATCCGTTGGAAATTTAAAATCCAGTTATGATTTTTCAACATATGATTCATATGACTTTGAGAAATTGAAAAATGAGTTATTAAATGATGATATGATAAAAGGCAAATTTATTTCAGAAGATGGAAAAAGTGTGTTATTTGCCATTGGATTAAAAAAGAATGTTGAAGAAAAATCCGCAGGCTTGATGGTTGAAAACGTTTTTAAAGAAGCAAATGTTGACTATTACATTTTTGGAACTGCAATTGCAAATAGAGAAATTGAAGAGATAGTTAAAGACAATTTATTAAAGTTAATTCCTATTGTATTGATTCTTGTTATGCTTGTTCTTTACTTTAGTTATAAGAATATTGCAGGCGTAATTCTTCCTATCATTTCTGTATTAATAGCAGATATATGGACTGTTGGAATTATGTATCTTTTAGGTATTAATTTTAACATTACAACATCTGCAGTGCCAATTGCAGTAGTTGGGATTGGAACAGCATATCCCATTCATATCATTAGTAAATATTATGAAGAATTACATAGAGGAATTTCTGCCACAGATGCAGTTAATGAAACATTAAAACATGTTGGAACAGCGGTGGTATTAAGCGCATTAACCACTATAGCAGGATTTTTATCATTATTAACAGCTGATTTAACCCCTGTATGGCAGTTAGGTATTTTTACATCATTAGGAATTGCTTTAGCCTTATTGATGGCTACAGTTTTTGTACCTGCTATGTTGATGATTTTTCAACCTAAATCAAAAGCTAATCTTTCACAAGAAGGTGAAAGTCACTTATTAAAAACATTTACAAGTAAAATAATTTATCACAGAACAATTACATTGTCTATTATTTTATTTCTAATAATATTAACATCTTTCTTTATTCCAAAAATCAAATCTGATATGCAAATTGAAAACTTTATGAGTGAAAAAACTCATATGGTTCAGGGTTCTAAATTTCTGAGAAAGAATTTTGGTGGAAATGATTATATTTTTATAGATTTTCTTGCAAAAAAAGATAACACATTTAGAGATTTTTACTTTAATAGAACAATAAAGGATATTTCAATGTATGCAAAAAATTCACCAGTAGTATCTCAAATTACTAACATAGGAGATGTTGTGGCGAATTTAACAGAAGGATTCACAGGTTATGAATATGTTCCAGGTTCTAATTATGCAATGGAACAAAACTATATGTTAATTGAAGGTAGTGAAGGAATAGATAAGATATTATCCACAGAAAAAAATGAAGCAATTTCTCAGATTATGGTAAATACAAAAAGCTTTAGCGATGTGAAGATTTTAGAAAAAAAATTGAAAGAATATATTGATAACAATATTATAAAAGAATACAAAGTGGAAGACTTTGATATAGAAAATCCAGAGCATATAAAAGCGTATGGTAAAGAAATAAAACAATTTGTTATTTCCAGAAATGGTCATTACAATGAAGATATTTTAAATACAATGATAGAAGCTAAATCAAAAGATATTGAAAAACTTATACCAAATTTAGATAAAAAATCATTATTTAACATGTTCAATGATTATCTTAAATACAACGATGAAGACAGTACTGATTATGAAACATTTTTAATTTTAATCAATGGTGAAAAAGTGGAAGACTATATTTCTGAATATTATGAATACTTTTTATACGACTACGAACCAAATATAAGAGCAAATTATGCAAAAAGTAAATTATCTTCTTTGAATACCAATTTATCAGATAATTCTTTAAACGAGTTAGCTCAATATGTAAATGACGAACAAGTCCCTGTAGAAGGCGGAAGTAATGTCCTTGAGGTTAGAGTAACCGGAATCCCTGTTCTAACAAATAAAGTTAACGATATGGTTTTTGATAATCAAAAAGAAAGTATGTTATTTGCTTATTCATTAGTATTTATATTATTTGCAATTCAAATGCATTCGATAATTTTAGGATTATTAGCTTTAATTCCAATAACCTTAACAATTATTGTAAACTTTGGAATTATGGGGTTAACTGGAATTTCTTTAAATGCCGCAACTGTTACTATAGCATCTATTACTATAGGTACTGGTATTGACTATACAATTCATTATTTATCAAGATTTAAAAAGGAATATAGAGAAAACAAAGACAAATTTAAGGCAGCAGTAAGAACTTCTGCAACATCTGGAAGAGCAATATTAATCAATTCATTGGCCGTTATTTTAGGTTTTGCAACATTTATCTTTTCTGAAATAGGTATGCTTAAGCAATTTGGTATTTTAACAGCAACGGCAATGATTGTAGCGCCATTTTTAACTCTAACAATATTTCCTGTTTTAATGACCATGTTAAGCGATAAATTATTAACTAAATTTTCTAAAGATTCAGTTATAAAAAAATTAAATAGTAGGAGGGTGAATGCATGA